In Sorghum bicolor cultivar BTx623 chromosome 8, Sorghum_bicolor_NCBIv3, whole genome shotgun sequence, one genomic interval encodes:
- the LOC8064570 gene encoding uncharacterized protein LOC8064570, translating to MASFSLQVFLLFFSGFRRRYSSRLLRLLLWLAYLSVDSLAVYVLGRLTLRGGGNPLALFWAPFLLLHLGGQETMTAFSMEDNTLWKRHLLSLATQVPMAIYVVGKQLQGDDQWLVAPMVLVFVSGTAKFTERIWALRRAGSAIPGTDSSSSSDLVSRASDDASWDTQEFFLMLSLLVSKNQETDSDVILNVAAEGFKISLHFLMGTTPSISLLPDHIVAIKNAVEGFKSSENILFMAYKMSEINLSMIYDYLYTKFGTRHFHMAPGCIACHRIASLALTPVALGLFVSAMVGARSQMGYDAADVIISFILLVGAIVLETCSIFMSFTSSFWAYKSTMSCSVKCPVSVLLRVARRLHPENRQEWSAKLAQYSLVRKCIQENKKYGFLKRMMRWIGMGEGAVTHICISPEIKKLVLDKLLDISATPCAQEWDIARFQGQWAQWVAKTRQDHQQQNAAQRVLQVSNIQGLEFVSSALLWHIVTDICLLDADDDDEMNASSSQDVDERLHGDSSSSQQNDVHDGMAGLRRHARELSEYIMYLVAHCGAIAGSDGHYAVIRGRREVSRWLVKRGGASNHKNLIRDIRDEDSSFFHENYYPMLDRARRVASDFHQIEHNHRWELIAAVWLEMLCYIAYNCGPAFHAKHLTTGGEFVTHVKMLLFMLGV from the coding sequence ATGGCTAGTTTCTCCCTGCAAGTAttcctcctcttcttctctGGCTTTCGAAGACGCTACAGCTCCCGCCTGCTCAGATTGCTGTTGTGGCTCGCCTACCTATCGGTCGACTCCCTCGCCGTATATGTCCTCGGCCGCCTCACCCTCCGCGGCGGTGGAAACCCACTGGCCCTCTTCTGGGCGCCCTTCCTGCTGCTCCATCTAGGCGGACAAGAAACTATGACGGCCTTCTCCATGGAGGACAACACGCTGTGGAAGCGCCACCTTCTCAGCCTCGCCACCCAGGTTCCCATGGCCATCTACGTCGTCGGCAAGCAACTGCAAGGTGACGACCAGTGGCTTGTGGCTCCAATGGTGCTCGTGTTTGTTTCCGGCACAGCCAAATTCACGGAGAGAATCTGGGCACTCAGGAGAGCTGGCTCAGCGATACCTGGAACAGATAGCTCCAGCAGTTCAGATCTTGTTTCCCGTGCGTCCGACGACGCTTCCTGGGATACGCAGGAGTTCTTCCTGATGTTGAGCCTCCTTGTTTCGAAGAACCAGGAGACAGATTCCGATGTCATCCTGAATGTGGCAGCCGAAGGATTCAAAATAAGCCTGCACTTTTTGATGGGCACAACCCCGTCAATCTCTCTGCTTCCTGATCATATCGTGGCGATCAAGAATGCTGTGGAGGGATTCAAATCTTCAGAGAACATACTCTTCATGGCATACAAGATGTCCGAGATCAATCTCTCGATGATCTATGACTACTTGTACACCAAGTTCGGCACGCGCCATTTCCACATGGCCCCAGGTTGTATCGCATGCCATCGGATTGCCTCTCTTGCCTTGACACCTGTGGCGCTTGGGTTGTTCGTGAGTGCCATGGTGGGTGCTCGGTCTCAAATGGGGTATGATGCAGCTGATGTCATCATATCCTTCATACTACTTGTTGGCGCTATCGTACTGGAGACATGCTCTATTTTCATGTCATTCACCTCATCGTTTTGGGCATACAAGAGCACCATGTCATGTTCTGTGAAATGCCCAGTTTCAGTGTTGCTCAGAGTAGCCCGGCGTCTCCATCCGGAAAACCGACAAGAGTGGTCGGCAAAACTGGCACAGTACAGTTTAGTCAGGAAGTGCATCCAGGAGAACAAAAAATATGGCTTCCTGAAACGGATGATGAGATGGATCGGTATGGGTGAGGGGGCCGTCACGCATATCTGCATATCTCCTGAGATCAAGAAGCTGGTCCTTGATAAATTGCTGGACATATCGGCCACCCCTTGCGCGCAGGAATGGGACATTGCCAGGTTCCAGGGCCAATGGGCGCAATGGGTGGCCAAAACGAGGCAAGATCATCAGCAGCAGAATGCAGCTCAGCGCGTGCTTCAGGTCAGCAACATTCAAGGTTTGGAGTTTGTCTCAAGCGCACTTCTTTGGCACATTGTGACAGACATATGCTTGCTGGACgctgatgacgatgatgaaATGAACGCCAGCTCCTCTCAAGATGTCGACGAACGGCTGCACGGTGATTCGTCGTCGTCTCAGCAAAACGATGTACATGATGGCATGGCCGGACTGAGACGCCATGCCAGAGAGCTTTCAGAATATATCATGTACCTCGTCGCACATTGCGGTGCCATTGCTGGAAGTGATGGGCATTATGCGGTCATTAGGGGCCGTCGTGAGGTGTCGCGCTGGTTAGTTAAGCGTGGAGGAGCAAGTAATCATAAGAACCTGATCAGGGATATTCGTGACGAGGATAGCTCTTTCTTCCATGAAAACTACTACCCCATGCTGGATCGAGCTCGCAGGGTCGCCTCAGACTTTCATCAGATTGAACACAACCATCGTTGGGAGCTGATTGCCGCAGTATGGTTAGAGATGCTCTGTTACATCGCATACAATTGCGGCCCTGCTTTCCATGCCAAGCATCTAACAACCGGTGGTGAGTTTGTGACTCATGTCAAGATGCTGCTATTTATGCTAGGcgtgtga